CCACCAATATATAAAGGTCAACCGTTCTCGGTTGGCCTTTTTTCTTGCGCGCTCCCGCGTGTTCGCGGGGACTCCTGCGGATTCCTGCGGACTTCCTTCCTCCGGTCGTCTCGCCCATCTCGGACCCATTTCGCTCTCTCCGCGCCGTTATTCTCTCCAGCCTCGCTCCCCGACTAAGGGCCGAAGTCCGCAGAGGCCGCAACGCGGACCCATACAGATCAATGGGTTACGCGCTGACGAATCAAACGGTTGGATTGCGGCATCGGCAGGCAAAGGAAACCATGTCAGTTGTGTTTTGTCGGTAGTTCTTGACAGCTACCGACGTTTCGCAACATTATGACGACATGGACAGTTCGCACCAGAGCATTCTGGATCTTGCCGCCCAGCGCGGCCTTATTCGCCCACGCGATCTCAATGAGCGTGGGCTGCCCACGGTCGCCCTCACGCGGCTGGTGCGGCAAGGGCTGCTCCAGCGCGTGGGACGGGGCCTGTACGCGATTCCGGACCGGCCCGTCTCGGAACACGGTGCACTTGCCGAGGTGGCACGCAAGCACCCGCAAGCCATCATCTGCCTGCTGTCGGCACTTCGCCTACATGAACTCACCACACAGTCGCCGTTCGAGGTCTGGCTGGCAATCCCCAACAAGGCACGCGCGCCAAAGATGGACTATCCCCCGCTGCGCATCGTGCGCTTCTCCGGCGCCGCGCTGACGGAGGGGGTCGAGGAGCACCTCATCGATGGTGTGCCTGTGCGCGTGACCAACGTCGCCCGGACGGTGGCCGACTGCTTCAAGTACCGCAACAAGATCGGCCTGGATGTCGCGCTGGAGGCGCTGCGTGAGGCCTGGAAAGGAAAGCGCGTCGGCATGGACGAACTGTGGCAGTTTGCCAAGCTGTGCCGGGTGGCCAACGTCATGCGCCCCTACCTGGAGAGCCTGACGTGAGCAGCCGGAACACCGCCGCCTCGGTCCGTGCACGACTGCTCGCCAAGGCCCGCACCGACAAGCAGGACTTCAACCTCGTCCTCACCCGCTACGCCCTGGAGCGGCTCCTGTATCGCCTGAGTGTTTCCGCTCATGCGGATCACTTCCTGCTCAAGGGCGCCTTGCTGTTCGATCTGTGGTTCGACATCCCGCATCGTCCGACACGCGACGCCGATCTGCTGGGCTTCGGCTCGGCCGAGATCCCGCATGTCGAGGCGGCGTTCCGGGATATCTGTGCGGTGGAACTGGACGACGGCATACGCTTTCAAGCCGACTCGGTACACGCGGAGGAGATCCGCAAGGAAGCCAACTACTCCGGTGTCCGGGTCACGCTGATCGGCCTGTTGGACGGTGCCCGATGCCACGTGCAGGTCGACGTGGGTTTCGGCGACGCCGTGACGCCCGGCCCCGAGGCCGTCGACTACCCGGTGATGCTGTCGGAGATGCCAGCCCCGAAGTTGCGTGCCTACCCCCGCTACACGGTCATCGCCGAAAAGCTGGAGGCACTGGTGTCGCTCGGCATCGCCAACAGCCGCATGAAGGATTACTTCGATCTCTGGATCTTGTCGCGCTACACCGACTTCGACGGCGCGCTCCTGTGCAAGGCGATCCACGCCACCTTCGAGCGCCGCAGGACACCGCTGCCGGACGGTGTCCCTTTCGGCTTGAGCGACGAATTCGCGCAGGATCGGCAGAAGCAGACCCAGTGGCAAGCATTCCTGAGAAAGAATGCCTTGGACGAGCTTCAGATTTCCGAGGTCGTTGCCGGTCTGCGTGTATTCCTGTCGCCCCCGCTGGACGCACTCCGGCAAGCTACCGCTTTTCCGAAAACATGGCTTGCCGGAAACGGGTGGACGTCGAGCAGCGAGGAATCGGGCCGATGACCTGGAATCCCGATCTGCTCTTGGAGGATTTTCGCCGTGTCGCCAGCATGGCTGGCGTCTCGTTGGCGCTTAATGCCATCGCGATCGAGCGATGCCCTGCGCCGCACGTGCCTCCCAGGGGATTACCGCCCGGCACCATGGCGGTGTACATCTTCTCGTTTGGG
The sequence above is drawn from the Thermithiobacillus tepidarius DSM 3134 genome and encodes:
- a CDS encoding type IV toxin-antitoxin system AbiEi family antitoxin domain-containing protein, whose translation is MDSSHQSILDLAAQRGLIRPRDLNERGLPTVALTRLVRQGLLQRVGRGLYAIPDRPVSEHGALAEVARKHPQAIICLLSALRLHELTTQSPFEVWLAIPNKARAPKMDYPPLRIVRFSGAALTEGVEEHLIDGVPVRVTNVARTVADCFKYRNKIGLDVALEALREAWKGKRVGMDELWQFAKLCRVANVMRPYLESLT
- a CDS encoding nucleotidyl transferase AbiEii/AbiGii toxin family protein, translating into MSSRNTAASVRARLLAKARTDKQDFNLVLTRYALERLLYRLSVSAHADHFLLKGALLFDLWFDIPHRPTRDADLLGFGSAEIPHVEAAFRDICAVELDDGIRFQADSVHAEEIRKEANYSGVRVTLIGLLDGARCHVQVDVGFGDAVTPGPEAVDYPVMLSEMPAPKLRAYPRYTVIAEKLEALVSLGIANSRMKDYFDLWILSRYTDFDGALLCKAIHATFERRRTPLPDGVPFGLSDEFAQDRQKQTQWQAFLRKNALDELQISEVVAGLRVFLSPPLDALRQATAFPKTWLAGNGWTSSSEESGR